From a single Bryobacter aggregatus MPL3 genomic region:
- a CDS encoding choice-of-anchor V domain-containing protein codes for MIRNRWIHFGAAIAVGCLPVLLWAYAIGPDAGKTGAPGEDPASCTSSSCHNGPITKDASGIEILWEGGSSYQPGFKQRFTIKVKDGAAVRYGIQVSARADSGPLQTNQAGSFTPLSPDMFVLCSNNRERSLSPGGVCPATAPVEYIEHSTPSATGEFAFDWTPPANTSAGSVTIYVAANASTGRNAPQGAKILQKTLKLQPSAAPGGIQPNISAGGAVSASAFGGGTKVAAGSYLEIFGKDLALATRSWRGDEFVNGKAPTNLENTQVSIDGKPAFVYFISPGQLNVVVPDGIAEAPIQVVVKTPGGSSDPVLVTGAKRAPGILAPSSFIVGGKQYVVAQFADGAYAGKESLIAGLSFRTPKPGDRIIIYGLGFGATSPAIPAGTITSIASDLGSTFRVSIGGVTAATEYKGLAPNFVGLYQFNVVVPNLQAGDQEVLMEIDGVKTQSGVYLTTAN; via the coding sequence TGTGGGCTTACGCCATTGGTCCAGATGCCGGAAAGACTGGCGCGCCTGGAGAAGATCCGGCAAGTTGCACCTCGAGCAGTTGCCACAACGGACCCATCACCAAAGACGCCAGCGGTATCGAGATTCTTTGGGAGGGAGGCAGCAGTTACCAGCCAGGCTTCAAACAGCGATTCACCATCAAGGTCAAGGACGGGGCTGCTGTTCGTTATGGAATTCAGGTCTCGGCACGAGCCGATAGCGGCCCCTTGCAAACCAATCAGGCCGGTAGCTTTACGCCACTCTCACCAGATATGTTCGTGCTGTGTTCGAACAATCGGGAGCGTAGTCTTTCCCCCGGCGGCGTTTGTCCGGCAACAGCGCCCGTCGAGTACATTGAACACTCAACGCCCTCCGCCACTGGCGAGTTCGCCTTCGATTGGACGCCGCCTGCAAATACAAGTGCGGGGTCCGTCACCATTTACGTGGCCGCCAACGCGAGCACTGGCCGCAACGCCCCTCAGGGAGCGAAGATTCTACAGAAGACGCTGAAGCTCCAACCGAGCGCCGCACCGGGAGGCATTCAACCAAATATCAGCGCGGGCGGTGCAGTGTCCGCGAGTGCCTTCGGTGGGGGCACCAAGGTCGCAGCGGGCTCCTATCTCGAAATTTTCGGCAAAGATCTTGCACTCGCAACGCGATCCTGGCGAGGCGATGAGTTTGTGAATGGCAAAGCACCGACAAATCTCGAGAACACCCAGGTCAGCATCGATGGGAAGCCCGCTTTCGTTTACTTCATCAGCCCTGGTCAACTGAATGTCGTTGTTCCGGACGGTATCGCGGAGGCGCCGATACAGGTGGTGGTGAAAACGCCCGGAGGGTCGAGCGATCCGGTGCTGGTGACAGGCGCCAAGCGCGCGCCTGGAATTCTCGCACCATCGTCCTTCATTGTTGGTGGAAAGCAATATGTAGTCGCACAATTCGCCGATGGAGCCTACGCGGGCAAAGAGAGCCTCATCGCCGGACTGAGTTTCCGCACGCCCAAGCCTGGCGACAGAATCATCATCTATGGCTTGGGCTTCGGAGCCACTAGCCCCGCCATTCCGGCTGGCACCATCACCAGCATCGCCAGCGACCTCGGCTCCACCTTCCGCGTGAGCATCGGCGGGGTAACAGCCGCCACCGAGTACAAAGGCCTCGCCCCGAACTTCGTCGGTCTCTACCAGTTCAATGTTGTCGTGCCCAATCTGCAGGCTGGCGATCAGGAAGTTCTCATGGAAATCGATGGCGTCAAGACGCAGTCTGGCGTCTATCTCACCACCGCGAACTAA